Proteins from a single region of Sneathiella aquimaris:
- the metF gene encoding methylenetetrahydrofolate reductase [NAD(P)H]: MTLPDTFLERVETERLSNIGGSNPLSISFEFFPPTTEKMASKLWDTVERLGPLSPSFVSVTYGAGGSTRERTHGLVSRIRKETDLEPAAHLTCVGASKSEIEEVAEQYWESGVKHIVALRGDPPEGQDGFVAHPDGFKGSVELIEHLKKMHDFEISVGCYPEIHPDAASSLADIDYLKRKMDAGADRAITQFFFDPDTYLRFIDRAQAQGVDIPIIPGILPVTSYSKLRQFSGQCGTQIPSWLTHLFEGLDDDPATRNLVAAMVASEQCRQLQRAGVKDFHFYTLNRADLVYAICHTMGVRPNR; the protein is encoded by the coding sequence ATGACACTTCCCGACACGTTTTTAGAACGGGTAGAAACTGAACGTTTGTCCAATATTGGCGGGTCCAACCCTTTATCAATTTCATTTGAATTCTTCCCGCCGACGACCGAGAAGATGGCGAGCAAGTTATGGGATACAGTCGAGCGGCTAGGCCCTCTCTCACCTTCTTTTGTGTCTGTGACATACGGGGCAGGCGGGTCCACGCGGGAGAGAACCCATGGCCTTGTTAGCCGAATTCGGAAAGAAACGGATCTGGAGCCTGCAGCCCATCTTACTTGTGTTGGTGCCTCAAAATCAGAAATCGAAGAGGTGGCTGAACAATATTGGGAAAGTGGCGTAAAACATATTGTTGCGCTTAGAGGGGATCCGCCGGAAGGGCAGGACGGTTTTGTTGCCCATCCGGACGGCTTTAAAGGATCCGTTGAATTGATTGAGCATCTTAAGAAGATGCACGATTTTGAGATCAGCGTGGGTTGTTATCCGGAAATCCATCCCGATGCTGCTTCAAGTCTTGCTGACATTGATTATCTGAAGCGGAAAATGGATGCTGGTGCTGACCGTGCAATCACGCAATTTTTCTTTGATCCGGATACCTATTTACGCTTTATTGACCGGGCACAGGCCCAAGGCGTTGATATTCCAATAATTCCGGGCATATTGCCGGTAACAAGTTATTCCAAACTTCGGCAGTTCAGTGGACAATGTGGGACACAAATACCGTCATGGCTCACACATCTGTTCGAAGGACTGGACGATGATCCGGCAACCCGAAATCTGGTAGCGGCGATGGTCGCGTCCGAACAATGCCGTCAACTACAGCGTGCCGGAGTGAAGGATTTTCATTTTTACACGCTAAATCGTGCTGATCTGGTATATGCCATTTGTCACACAATGGGTGTCCGGCCCAACCGTTAA